The following proteins are encoded in a genomic region of Archocentrus centrarchus isolate MPI-CPG fArcCen1 unplaced genomic scaffold, fArcCen1 scaffold_24_ctg1, whole genome shotgun sequence:
- the LOC115775811 gene encoding uncharacterized protein LOC115775811 produces MKMLVVFVILLHVSQHALAVVVEVYEGVESVLLPCQSSGSMSDGPTVMWTRSDLDPKSVHLLREGGDDLRGQNQRYSGRTSVRSDALDSGDFSLTLRNPQLTDSGSYTCSISAGRQEQRLTDIQLQVKDQYVEVKVEEGSESVILPCKTTPDLPEDTRVEWTRSDPEPVYRIQMKMNEDLLRTGDLSLTLKQPTQRDTGGYICTIYRDKDILRQKVVLQVKEPFPFWAKALLVVLVLLVLLLVSGGLLYHFWHYFMTIPKVKVKSEVESVQLPLKTTVQLPEDAEVEWTDIIGREVHLYQNSSAQHEEQHRRYRERTEMNEDLLRTGDLSLTLKHPTDRDTYTYICTVYSEEGNILLRKEVELKVKVCKVDVKEGAESVQLPFKTTQTLPGDAAVQWERYQPKPIKWVHGYENGSDQPDKQNQVYRGRTEMNEDPLRTGDLSLTLMYPTDGDSGRYRCGVSLDNFQITVKSVLLKVKVCQVEVEEGAESVQLPFKTTENLPGDAEVQWWCVAPLKWVHVYKNSSDQPDKQHQDYRDRTKINEDLLRTGDLSLTLDQPTERDSGEYRCGVYIAGDILRYKTVVLKVKGRAQVQDQTGIIRNRSSSIDPTALMADQSV; encoded by the exons ATGAAGATGTTGGTGGTGTTTGTAATCCTCCTGCACG tttcccagcatgccctggctgtggtggtggaggtgtatgagggggtggagtctgtcctgctgccctgtCAGTCCTCAGGTTCTATGTCTGATGGCCCCACAGTGATGTGGACTCGCAGTGATCTGGATCCCAAATCTGTCCACCTGCTCCGAGAAGGAGGAGATGATCTTAGAGGACAAAACCAGCGTTACAGCGGACGCACATCAGTGAGGTCTGATGCTCTGGACTCTGGAGacttcagcctcactctgaggaacCCACAACTGACTGACAGCGGCAGCTACACCTGCTCCATCAGTGCTGGAAGACAGGAACAGAGACTGACAGACATccagctgcaggtcaaag ACCAGTACGTGGAGGTGAAGGTGGAGGAAGGCTCAGAGTCTGTCATCCTGCCCTGCAAAACCACACCTGACCTGCCCGAGGACACCAGGGTGGAGTGGACTCGCTCTGATCCAGAACCCGTGTACAGAATCCAAatgaagatgaatgaagacctgctgagaactggagacctcagtctgaccctgaaacagcccacacagagagacacaggaggATACATCTGCACCATCTACAGGGACAAAGACATCCTGAGACAGAAAGTAgtgctgcaggtcaaag AACCATTTCCATTCTGGGCCAAAGCTCTCCTGGTTGTCCTGGTTCtcctggttcttcttctggtttctGGAGGTCTTTTATATCATTTTTGGCACTATTTCATGACAA tccCCAAGGTGAAGGTTAAGTCAGaggtggagtctgtccagctgccccTCAAAACCACAGTTCAGCTGCCTGAAGATGCTGAAGTAGAGTGGACGGACATAATTGGCAGGGAGGTCCACCTGTATCAGAACAGCTCTGCCCAGCACGAAGAACAGCACAGACGTTACAGAGAAAGAacagagatgaatgaagacctgctgagaactggagacctcagtctgaccctgaaacaccccacagacagagacacCTATACCTACATCTGCACCGTCTACAGCGAGGAGGGAAACATCCTGCTGAGGAAAGAAGTGGAGCTGAAAGTCAAAG TCTGTAAGGTAGATGTGAAggagggggcggagtctgtccagctgcccttcaAAACCACACAAACCCTGCCTGGAGATGCTGCAGTGCAGTGGGAGCGTTATCAACCTAAACCAATCAAGTGGGTCCACGGGTACGAGAAcggctctgaccagcctgaCAAACAGAACCAGGTTTACAGAGGCCGAACCGAGATGAATGAAGACCCgctgagaactggagacctcagtctgaccctgatgTACCCCACAGATGGAGACAGTGGGAGATACAGATGTGGAGTCTCACTTGATAACTTCCAAATCACAGTAAAATCAGTGCTGCTCAAAGTGaaag tctgtcaggtggaggtggaggagggggcggagtctgtccagctgcccttcaAAACCACTGAAAACCTGCCTGGAGATGCTGAAGTGCAGTGGTGGTGCGTTGCTCCATTAAAGTGGGTTCATGTCTATAAGAACAGCTCTGACCAGCCTGACAAACAGCACCAGGATTACAGAGACCGAACGAAGAtaaatgaagacctgctgagaactggagacctcagtctgaccctggatcagcccacagagagagacagtggagAATACAGATGCGGAGTCTACATTGCTGGTGACATACTGAGATACAAAACAGTGGTGCTCAAAGTCAAAG gGAGAGCTCAGGTCCAGGATCAAACAGGGATCATCAGGAACAGAAGCAGCTCCATTGATCCAACTGCTCTGATGGCTGATCAATCAGTTTGA